One window of bacterium genomic DNA carries:
- a CDS encoding mechanosensitive ion channel family protein has translation MEDFVRKWLFDPVIGRLVTVAIGVIVVVVVVRILHRTLGRYVRDTDTRYRARKFITFSGYILAALVIVTVYSSRLAGLHVAFGVVGAGIAFALQEVIVSVAGWFAVMFSGFYKTGDRVQLGGIKGDVIDIGILRTTLMEVGQWVQGDLYNGRVVRVANSFVFKEPVFNYSGEFPFLWDEITLPIRYGSDYRYTQQIIQRAAEELVGDYAGFAEEAWETLVRKYRIEDARVTPMVSLTADANWMTFTLRYVVDYKKRRTTKDELFFRVVEEIEKTNGRVRIASAAMEITMLEPAVPSSNTDII, from the coding sequence ATGGAAGACTTTGTTAGAAAATGGCTGTTTGATCCGGTGATCGGACGGCTGGTGACCGTCGCGATCGGAGTGATTGTCGTCGTGGTGGTGGTGCGCATTCTTCATCGCACCCTCGGACGCTACGTCCGCGACACCGACACCCGCTACCGCGCGCGCAAGTTCATCACCTTCTCCGGCTACATTCTGGCGGCGCTGGTCATCGTCACCGTCTATTCCAGCCGGCTGGCCGGTTTGCACGTCGCGTTCGGAGTCGTCGGCGCGGGCATCGCCTTCGCTCTGCAGGAAGTGATTGTCAGCGTGGCCGGCTGGTTCGCCGTCATGTTCTCGGGATTCTATAAGACCGGCGACCGCGTCCAGCTCGGCGGCATCAAGGGCGACGTCATTGACATCGGTATCCTCCGCACCACGCTCATGGAAGTCGGCCAGTGGGTGCAGGGTGATCTCTATAACGGCCGCGTGGTACGCGTCGCCAACAGTTTCGTCTTTAAAGAGCCGGTGTTTAACTATTCGGGCGAGTTTCCGTTCCTGTGGGATGAAATCACTCTCCCGATTCGCTATGGCAGCGACTACCGCTACACGCAGCAGATCATCCAGCGCGCCGCCGAGGAGCTGGTCGGAGACTACGCCGGTTTCGCCGAGGAGGCGTGGGAAACCCTTGTGCGCAAATACCGCATCGAAGACGCGCGCGTGACTCCGATGGTTTCGCTGACCGCCGACGCCAACTGGATGACCTTCACGCTGCGCTATGTGGTAGACTACAAGAAACGACGCACCACCAAGGATGAGCTTTTCTTCCGCGTCGTGGAAGAAATCGAAAAGACGAACGGCCGCGTGCGGATCGCTTCGGCGGCGATGGAGATTACAATGCTCGAACCGGCCGTTCCCTCGTCGAACACGGATATTATCTGA
- a CDS encoding response regulator — translation MSDKKFLLVVEDDGALCAQLGMIVEYFGYESALAGTCAEARQKFKERKPDAVLSDLYLPDGTGVELLHEFHETDGNLPVIILTGFPSPETIRQTLIEGGYTYLAKPVDLVQLRNLLKRALGEN, via the coding sequence TTGTCCGACAAGAAATTCCTGCTCGTGGTCGAGGACGACGGTGCGCTGTGCGCGCAGCTTGGCATGATCGTCGAGTATTTCGGCTACGAATCCGCGCTGGCCGGAACCTGCGCCGAAGCCCGCCAGAAGTTCAAGGAGCGCAAACCCGACGCGGTGCTCTCCGATCTCTATCTTCCCGACGGCACCGGAGTCGAGCTGCTGCACGAGTTCCACGAAACGGACGGTAACCTGCCGGTGATCATTCTCACCGGCTTCCCGTCGCCCGAGACGATCCGCCAGACCCTGATCGAGGGCGGCTACACCTACCTCGCCAAGCCGGTGGACCTCGTTCAGCTTCGCAACCTGCTGAAGCGCGCACTCGGCGAAAACTGA